CAGAATGACATCGCGTTGAGGCGCGGAAACGCCATGTCATCAGCGCCGACCATCAGCGGGATCAGGTAGTTGCCGAACGCGCCGAGCAGAAACGGCATCGCCACGAAGAAGACCATGATCGTGCCGTGCATCGTGATGAGCGCGTTGTACTGGTCGGGACCGATCGGACCCCATCCGGGAATCGAGGTCTCAGGCCACGCGAGCTGCCATCTGATGAGGTAGCTCGATCCGCCGCCGATGAGCGCCATCACGGCGGAAAGCGTCAGGTACTGCTTCGCGATGACCTTGTGATCGACGGAGAAAATGTAGCGGCCGATGAAGCCGGCCTCGTGGGTCTCGTGATGCGCAATCGGCGCGGCGGATGCTGCGATGGCAGTCGACATTACGCTCCTCCCAGGCTACTTGCCGGCGTTGGCCAGCATGTCCGCGCGCCAGCGCGCGTAGTCGGCGGCGGTATGCACGATGATCTGCCCGCGCATCGAGTAGTGACCGAAGCCGCACAGTTCCGAGCACGCGATTTCATAGGTCCCCGGCCTCGTCACTTCGAACCATGCGACGATCCTCCGGCCGGGAACGACATCCTGCTTGAGTCTCAGATTGGGCACCCAGAAACTGTGAATGACGTCCTGAGAACTGAGCGTGACGCGAACTATTTTTCCAACGGGAACGTGAAGCTCGTTCTCCAGCGTCACGTCGTTAGGCCCGCCGAGCTTGCCGTCCTTGCCTGGGTAGGTGAAGTTCCAGTTGAACTGCTTGGCGGTGACGTTGACGATAACGTCGGCGGGGGGCTGATTCTCCTTGACGAGCGCCCACGCGCGATGACCTGCGGCGTCGATGCCGAGGTCGAAGATTAGAATGATCAGGCACGGAACGATGATCCACGCGAACTCGCGCACATTGTCGCCGCGATTGTAGATCGCGCGCGGCACGCGGCCGCGTCGATAGTGAACGGCGAAGTAGACGAGCAGCACTTCGCTGACGATGAAAAAGAATCCGACGACGTAGAGAATCAGCCGGAAGACCGAGTCGATTTCGCCACCGAAGGTGGAGACGCTTTCAGGAAAGATTCCGCCCATTGCTGCCCGCCGTGGTTGTGAGTCCGGGGACAGAGAGCACGCGCTATGCCATTAGCGGCGCCTATACGGGGTCAGCGTTTTTATCAACCAAACATTCGGTAAGTGACTCCGATGGCGCCAGCAGCGCGAAGCGATGCGTCCATCGGCGGCAACAATAGTCGACTAAATGGAGCGGGAAATCAGAACAGGAAGCGGCGGGTGTTTACGCTTATCAAGAGGCCCATCGCGAACATCATGGCGATTAGCGATGAGCCGCCGTAGCTCACGAGCGGTAGCGTGATGCCGACGACGGGCAGCATCCCGGTGGCCATGCCGATATTGATCGCGACCTGCCAGAAGACGATCGCCGTGAGGCCCATCGCGAGCAATGCGCCGAAGCGATCGCGCGAATGCCTCGCGATCCATGCGCCGCGCGCGATCAGCGCCCCATAGAGCGTGAGCAGTGTGATCGATCCCATGAGCCCGAATTCTTCGGCGAAGACCGCGAAGATAAAGTCGGTGCTCTGCTCGGGCAGGAAGTTGAGCCGCGCCTGCGTGCCGTTCAGGAAGCCCTTGCCGGACGGACCGCCCGCGCCGATCGCGATTTCGGACTGGATGATGTGATAACCGGAGCCGAGCGGATCGGCCTGCGGATTCAGGAAGCTGACGAGGCGCTGGCGCTGATACGGCTTCAGGAAGTGCCAACTTGCCGGAGCGACGAGCACGGCCGCGAGCCCGAGAATCACCATCGTCCGCGTGTTCAGGCCACTGATATAGACGAGCGTCACCGTGATCAGCATCAGGATGAGCCCGGTGCCGAGATCCGGTTGCTTGAGCACCAGCACGAACGGCACTCCGAGCAGGAGAGCCGGGATGATCAAGTGGCGCAGGCCCCATCCGCCCTTGGGCGGCTCCTCGCGCAGATAGCGCACCATCACGAGGACGACAGCCAGCTTCGCCAGCTCTGATGGCTCGAGATGAAAGAAACCCAGATTGATCCAGCGGCGCGAACCGCCGGTCGCGTGTCCCGCTATCATGACCGCGATCAGCAGTCCGACCACGGCCACGTAGAGAGGATAGGCGTAGGTTTGCAGTGCGCGGTAATCGAAGAGCGCCGCGATAACCAGGGCGAGCACGCCGACCGCGATCCAGACGACCTGTCGTATCACGAGCGGATTGATCAGCTTGTGGCCGCCATATGAAGCGCTGATCACGCTGATCAGCCCGATGCCCGCGAGGCCAAGTACGATCAGGAACACGGTCCAGTCGAAATGCAGGATGATGCGCCGATCAGGTCCCGCCACCGCTAGCGCTCCTGGGCGTCGTCGGCCGCATCCTCGGCGGATTCCGAAGTGCCGTTGTCGGTGGCCGCCGCAGGTGCGGCGCTGTCGTCGAGGACGCGCGCGATCGCGGGACGATTTGTGTCGCTGGTCAACTGCGTGTCCGCAGGCGGATAGAGCTGAAAGAATTTCTGCATCACATCGTGAACTGCGGGCGCCGCCGCGCTGCCGCCGTGGCCGCCGTGCTCGACGATACATGCGATCGCAATCTGGGCGTGCTCCTTGGGCGCGAAGGCCATGAACCACGCATGGTCGCGCTTCTCGAAGGGAGTGCTGTTTTTGGCGTCGTTACCCTCGCCGCCAGTGCCCGACTTGTCGCCCACGATCTGTGCGGTACCCGTCTTGCCGCAAACCGTTATGCCGGGGAGCGCGGCTTTGTGCGCGGTACCGCCAGAGCCGTTAACGACGTCAGCCATAGCGTCTTTGACGACGGACAGGAGCGCCGGATCGATCGCGATGCGGTTTTCGACTTCGGGCTCGAACGCCCGCACGACGCTGCCATCGTTGCCCTCGATGTATTTTACAAAGTGCGGGCGATAGCGCGTTCCCCCGTTGGCAACCTGCGCGGCAAGTTGTGCGAGTTGGAGCGGAGTCACGGCGACGTAGCCCTGGCCGATCGCTACGGACAGCGTCTCGGCCGGATACCATCGCTCGTGGTAGCGTTTCTGCTTCCACGCCGATGACGGGATCAAGCCGGGCTTTTCATTGTCGAGCTGGATACCGCTCTTCTCGCCGAGGCCGAGGGCGTTGGCCCACTTGGCGATCCGATCGACACCGAGCTTCTCGCCGACTTCGTAGAAGTACACGTCGCACGAGCGCACGATCGCATTGTGTAACTCGATCGAGCCGTGGCCTTGCTTGCGCCAGCAATGGTACACGCGGCCGCCGAACCAGAGACCGCCTGGGCAGCTATAGACGGTATCGGGGTGAAGCGTGCCTTCCTCGAGGCCCGCGATCGAATCGACGATCTTGAATGTCGAGCCCGGCGGGTAGATACCCTGCACAACGCGGTTTTGCAGGGGGTGATTGGGGTCCTCGATGAGCGCCTTCCAGTCCGCAGCTTTGATTCCGCCGCCGAAGATGTCTGGGTCAAACGCCGGATGCGAGACCATCGCGAGGATCTCGCCGTTATTGGGATCGATCGCGACGAGCGCGCCGTTTTTGCCCGCCATCGCCTGCTCAGCCGCCTGCTGAACGTCTAGATCAATCGTCAGCACGATGCTCTGGCCGGGAGTGTCAGGCATCTCCTTGAGGATGCGTAGCCTGCGGCCCACGGAATCGACTTCGATTTCCTGGCCGCCAGCGTCGCCGCGCAGGAAGGGCTCGAGCTGGCGTTCGAGACCAAATTTTCCGATCTCGTCGCCCATGTGATAGTCGGCCTTTTTGATCAGGTCGTTCTTGGTGACCTCGCCGACATAGCCGAGCAGATGCGCGCCCATCTCACCGTATAGATAATGTCGCGCCGGCGTGATCTCGAGACTGACGCCGGGCAGTTCGAGCTGATGCGTCTCGAGCGCGACGACCTGTGGCCAGTTGAGTCGCTCCTGAACGACTACCGGATCGTAAGCGGGACGATCGTCGTCTTCAGCGTCCGAGATTTTTTCCGCGACGCCATCTGTGCCGAGATACTTCTCGACCCTCTCGATTGTCTCGGAGAGATTCGTCGCGTCCTCAGGAACGATGACGGCATCGAACGACGGACGCGTATCGACCAGGGGCCGATGCTTACGATCGAACACGAGGCCGCGCGGTGCGGGCTCACGGCGAATGCGAATCCGGTTGCGATCCGCCAGGTCGGCCATGTCCTGGTGATGCAGGACCTGGAGGTAATAGAGGCGCACCGATGCCATCGCCAGCACAGTCATCATCACAGCCGTGATGACGGTGATGCGAGGCTCGAGCTTGGGAACCGGGGCTTCTTTGGATGGGCGAATTTTCGCCACAGGGCTACCGCTAATATCTATTCACGTGCCGAAGCAGTAGGCAATCCTACCAGCTTTTTTGCGCTCGCCAGCATCGAGAAGATCATCGGAGCAAGAATGGCGGACAAGATGGCCTGGACGGCCAGCGCGGGCAGCAAAGGGCCTATGTCACCCAGGCTGTCCATCCCGTCGGTTATCGCGATCGAGCCGAGCGTGATCAGAACCGTCGCGATCATCACCAGCATCGCGCCGACAAATGCGTTGGTCACCATCAGACGGCTCGACATTTCATACGCCGCGACGAAGACCAGCGTTACGAAAAACGCGTTGAGCCCGAGATGCGAGCCGGAGAACGTATCGGTCGCGTAACCCATCCCGAAGGCCAGCAACGCGGGCAGCGCGCCATGATGCCGCAGGCCCAGATCGACGGCGAGGATCACGATCAGATTCGGAACAATCGCGCGAACCGGAATCAGATGAGGCAGCGCGGTTTCAATCGCCAGCGAGATAAGCGCGAAAAATGAGAACACCACTATCAAGCGCAACGCTCAGTCCTTGACCTGTTCTTCGAGCCGCGGCGGCGGCTCGGTCACTATCAGGACCTGCTCGAGCGAGCGGAAATCAACCGCGGGTGCTATCTCGACCGCAAGGAACATCCCAGGACCTTCGCGCCGCACGCCCTTGATGCTGCCGACCAGCAGGCCGCGCGGAAAAATGCCGTCGAGTCCGGATGTGATGATCGTGTCGCCCGACTTAACGTCCTGCGAGCGGTCGACGTATTTCAACATCACGCCCTCATCGACCATCCCCGCGACGATGCCACGTGCACGCGAGCGTTCGTCGAAGCCGTCCAGGGCAGAGTTGTGATCGTCGAGCAGGAGCACGCGCGAGGAATGCGGGCTCGAGGAGATAATCTTGCCGACCACGCCCTGGTTCGACAGCACCGCCATCCCGGGGCGGATGCCGCCGTAAGTTCCGGTGCCTAAAAGGAGCGTATGCGAAAGGCCGGTCGCGTCGCTGCCGATGACGTTGGCCGCGACGGCGCGCAGCTCCAGGACATCCTTGAGATCGAGCAATTCGCTCAGATGATGGTTCTCGGTCTGGAGCTCGTCGAGCCGGGCGCGATCGCTGGTCAGCTTGGCGAGCTCGGCCTTGAGCTGCTTGTTCTCCGCGCGGACATTAACCAGGTCGATATAGTTGCGATAGATCGACGAGACGCCGTCGGTAAGCCGCGACGTGGCGGCATCGAGGGGCCGCACCAGCTCCATGAGGATTGAAGTGGGCTTGGCGGAGAGATCGCCGGGATGGACGCCAGTCGAAATAAAGTGCAGCGACAAAATGATCAGAATGCCGCTGGTCAGCAGGACACGATTACGCCAGAGAAATGTGCTTCTCACGTCAATTCGCCCCGGACCCGGGCGGAGTCTCACGCGAAATCGAAATTACGGTCAATCCACCGTCACGTCGCGCAAGAGCGACAACTCGTCAAGCACCTTGCCCGCACCCATCACGACCGCAGTCAGCGGATCGTCCGCCAACGTCACCGGCAATCCTGTCTCCTCGCGCAGTAGCACATCCAGGTTGCGTAAAAGCGCGCCGCCACCGGCCAACACGATTCCCTTATCGACGATGTCCGACGCGAGCTCCGGTGGCGTGCGCTCGAGTGCGATTCGCACCGACTCGACCACCTGCCGTACCGGCTCCATCAGAGCCTCGCGGATTTCTTCGTCGGTGATTTCGATAATCTTGGGCACGCCGGCCACCAGATCGCGGCCCTTGATCTCCATCGTCTGGATTTCATTGCCGGGATACGCGGAGCCGATCGTTATCTTAATGAGCTCGGCGGTACGCTCGCCGATGAGGAGATTATACTTGCGCTTGATGTGCTGGATGATCGCTTCATCCATCTTGTCGCCTGCGACACGCACCGAGCGCGAAAACACCACGCCCGCCAGCGAGATCACCGCGACTTCAGTTGTGCCGCCGCCGATATCGACGATCATGTTGCCGGCAGGCTCCGTGATCGGCAGCCCGGCGCCGATCGCCGCGGCCATCGGCTCTTCGATTAGATAAACTTCGCGCGCGCCTGCCGATTCAGCCGACTCGCGCACCGCGCGCTTCTCAACCGCGGTGATTCCAAATGGCACGCAGATGACGATACGCGGGCGGGGACGCACAAGCGTCTTGCCCGAGTGGATCTTCTGAATGAAGTAGCGAAGCATGTTCTCGGTGATCTCGAAATCGGCGATCACGCCGTCCTTGAGCGGACGGATGGCGACGATCGAGCCCGGAGTGCGGCCGAGCATCTTCTTCGCTTCAGCGCCGATCGCGAGCACGCGGCGCGAGCCGCGCGAATCCTTCTGCACCGCGACGACCGAAGGCTCATTACAAACGATGCCCTCGCCCTTGACGTAGATCAGGGTGTTGGCGGTGCCGAGATCGATCGCCAGATCGTTGGAGAACCAACCAAAAACGGAATTGAGGACCACTGAATTCGTCCCCTCCACCAGGCTCTGGCCTGGTCTAAAGTCTTACCAGCCCGAAAGCCAATCCCGAGCACGCTCGATTTGCTGAAGTCAAAAATCCCCGCGAGCGAGCCCGACTCCCATCGCCGTCGTTAAACTAACAGCCGCCGGAGTTGCTGGCAAGATAATCGCCCGAATTGCGCGCTAAAACAGGGCTGATATGATTACCCGACCATGCTCGATAAGTTGCGCGGACATCAGAACTCCTGGATCACCTGGGGAGTAGGCGGCTTCATTGCCCTCACGATGATTTTCTGGGGGCTCGGCTCCGGTATGATTGGCCGCGTTCATCCGGTCGCGACGGTGGACGGCAAGCGAATCCTCGCCGACCAGCTCGATCGCCAGGCGATCGAGTTCCGCAACACGATCCAACAGATGTATGGCGCCAACGCGGCGCAGATTCTGAAGTCGGTTAATGTGCGGCAGCAGGCGCTCGAAACCCTTATCGAATCCCAACTCGTCGCCAACGAGGCCCATCGCCTCGGTATCGTTATCTCGACCAATGCCCTGCAGCAGAAGATCGCCTCGCAGCCAGCCTTCCAGCAGGACGGCCAGTTCGACTTCGATCGCTACCAGGAGTTACTGCGCGAGCAGGGGATGCTGCCGCACGAGTTCGAAGATTCAGTCCGCAGCGATATGTTGCAGGACACGCTGCGCTCGATGATCGACTCCGGCGTGCAGGTCAGCGACGACGAGGTTCGCCAGGCCTACAACCTGCGCAACGAGAAGATCGGCCTTAGCTACCTCGTGGTGCCGTACCAAAGCTTCAG
This Candidatus Binataceae bacterium DNA region includes the following protein-coding sequences:
- a CDS encoding rod shape-determining protein, producing MVLNSVFGWFSNDLAIDLGTANTLIYVKGEGIVCNEPSVVAVQKDSRGSRRVLAIGAEAKKMLGRTPGSIVAIRPLKDGVIADFEITENMLRYFIQKIHSGKTLVRPRPRIVICVPFGITAVEKRAVRESAESAGAREVYLIEEPMAAAIGAGLPITEPAGNMIVDIGGGTTEVAVISLAGVVFSRSVRVAGDKMDEAIIQHIKRKYNLLIGERTAELIKITIGSAYPGNEIQTMEIKGRDLVAGVPKIIEITDEEIREALMEPVRQVVESVRIALERTPPELASDIVDKGIVLAGGGALLRNLDVLLREETGLPVTLADDPLTAVVMGAGKVLDELSLLRDVTVD
- the mrdA gene encoding penicillin-binding protein 2, whose amino-acid sequence is MAKIRPSKEAPVPKLEPRITVITAVMMTVLAMASVRLYYLQVLHHQDMADLADRNRIRIRREPAPRGLVFDRKHRPLVDTRPSFDAVIVPEDATNLSETIERVEKYLGTDGVAEKISDAEDDDRPAYDPVVVQERLNWPQVVALETHQLELPGVSLEITPARHYLYGEMGAHLLGYVGEVTKNDLIKKADYHMGDEIGKFGLERQLEPFLRGDAGGQEIEVDSVGRRLRILKEMPDTPGQSIVLTIDLDVQQAAEQAMAGKNGALVAIDPNNGEILAMVSHPAFDPDIFGGGIKAADWKALIEDPNHPLQNRVVQGIYPPGSTFKIVDSIAGLEEGTLHPDTVYSCPGGLWFGGRVYHCWRKQGHGSIELHNAIVRSCDVYFYEVGEKLGVDRIAKWANALGLGEKSGIQLDNEKPGLIPSSAWKQKRYHERWYPAETLSVAIGQGYVAVTPLQLAQLAAQVANGGTRYRPHFVKYIEGNDGSVVRAFEPEVENRIAIDPALLSVVKDAMADVVNGSGGTAHKAALPGITVCGKTGTAQIVGDKSGTGGEGNDAKNSTPFEKRDHAWFMAFAPKEHAQIAIACIVEHGGHGGSAAAPAVHDVMQKFFQLYPPADTQLTSDTNRPAIARVLDDSAAPAAATDNGTSESAEDAADDAQER
- the mreC gene encoding rod shape-determining protein MreC, whose amino-acid sequence is MRSTFLWRNRVLLTSGILIILSLHFISTGVHPGDLSAKPTSILMELVRPLDAATSRLTDGVSSIYRNYIDLVNVRAENKQLKAELAKLTSDRARLDELQTENHHLSELLDLKDVLELRAVAANVIGSDATGLSHTLLLGTGTYGGIRPGMAVLSNQGVVGKIISSSPHSSRVLLLDDHNSALDGFDERSRARGIVAGMVDEGVMLKYVDRSQDVKSGDTIITSGLDGIFPRGLLVGSIKGVRREGPGMFLAVEIAPAVDFRSLEQVLIVTEPPPRLEEQVKD
- the rodA gene encoding rod shape-determining protein RodA, yielding MAGPDRRIILHFDWTVFLIVLGLAGIGLISVISASYGGHKLINPLVIRQVVWIAVGVLALVIAALFDYRALQTYAYPLYVAVVGLLIAVMIAGHATGGSRRWINLGFFHLEPSELAKLAVVLVMVRYLREEPPKGGWGLRHLIIPALLLGVPFVLVLKQPDLGTGLILMLITVTLVYISGLNTRTMVILGLAAVLVAPASWHFLKPYQRQRLVSFLNPQADPLGSGYHIIQSEIAIGAGGPSGKGFLNGTQARLNFLPEQSTDFIFAVFAEEFGLMGSITLLTLYGALIARGAWIARHSRDRFGALLAMGLTAIVFWQVAINIGMATGMLPVVGITLPLVSYGGSSLIAMMFAMGLLISVNTRRFLF
- the coxB gene encoding cytochrome c oxidase subunit II, yielding MGGIFPESVSTFGGEIDSVFRLILYVVGFFFIVSEVLLVYFAVHYRRGRVPRAIYNRGDNVREFAWIIVPCLIILIFDLGIDAAGHRAWALVKENQPPADVIVNVTAKQFNWNFTYPGKDGKLGGPNDVTLENELHVPVGKIVRVTLSSQDVIHSFWVPNLRLKQDVVPGRRIVAWFEVTRPGTYEIACSELCGFGHYSMRGQIIVHTAADYARWRADMLANAGK
- the mreD gene encoding rod shape-determining protein MreD, with translation MRLIVVFSFFALISLAIETALPHLIPVRAIVPNLIVILAVDLGLRHHGALPALLAFGMGYATDTFSGSHLGLNAFFVTLVFVAAYEMSSRLMVTNAFVGAMLVMIATVLITLGSIAITDGMDSLGDIGPLLPALAVQAILSAILAPMIFSMLASAKKLVGLPTASARE